Proteins from one Thermoanaerobaculia bacterium genomic window:
- a CDS encoding 2-dehydropantoate 2-reductase, producing the protein MDVQQLRAVVVGAGPAGGTLAAFLIHGGHEVVVVDNAPDLAPLLREKGLRVTGAAELTVPVRHAVPTLAAVEGWDPDVIIVATKAPVVPVLCPALERAAGPSTFLLAYQNGIDTEAPLLAAFGASRVARAVVRYGANQVEPGHLRMTFWHRPNFVGGFSPELYPACTGLADAMTASGLPTRATPDIVTRVWEKAIANAMNSLSAVTGLTIGGILDIPVLRQTFVDLLVERIAIAKAHGIVIREGFLHDLVVFHEKAREHMPSSYSDVQHGLPTEVDWMEGKFVDYARRAGLPAPIDQTLLALVKGRTAAGEIERAMAAAAVPAWKAEPRIPVPVH; encoded by the coding sequence ATGGATGTCCAGCAGCTGCGGGCCGTAGTCGTCGGCGCGGGACCCGCCGGCGGGACCCTCGCGGCCTTCCTCATCCACGGCGGCCACGAAGTCGTCGTCGTCGACAATGCCCCGGATCTCGCTCCCCTCCTGCGGGAAAAGGGGCTGCGGGTGACGGGCGCGGCGGAGCTGACCGTCCCCGTGCGGCACGCCGTCCCGACTCTGGCCGCCGTCGAGGGGTGGGACCCGGACGTCATCATCGTGGCCACGAAGGCTCCGGTCGTCCCGGTCCTCTGCCCCGCTCTCGAGAGGGCGGCGGGGCCGTCCACGTTCCTCCTCGCCTACCAGAACGGCATCGACACCGAGGCGCCGCTCCTCGCCGCCTTCGGGGCGTCGCGGGTGGCCCGGGCGGTCGTCCGCTACGGCGCCAACCAGGTTGAGCCCGGGCATCTGCGCATGACCTTCTGGCACCGTCCCAACTTCGTCGGCGGCTTCTCGCCCGAGCTCTACCCGGCCTGTACCGGGCTGGCCGACGCCATGACCGCGTCCGGGCTCCCCACGCGAGCGACCCCCGACATCGTGACGCGGGTCTGGGAGAAGGCCATCGCCAACGCGATGAACTCTCTTTCAGCCGTCACGGGTCTGACGATCGGCGGGATCCTCGACATTCCCGTCTTGCGGCAGACTTTCGTGGACCTGCTGGTAGAACGCATCGCGATCGCGAAGGCTCACGGGATCGTGATCCGCGAAGGATTCCTCCACGACCTCGTCGTCTTCCACGAGAAGGCGCGCGAGCACATGCCCTCGAGCTACTCGGACGTGCAGCACGGGCTCCCGACCGAGGTGGACTGGATGGAGGGGAAGTTCGTCGACTATGCGCGCCGCGCCGGTCTCCCCGCCCCGATCGACCAGACGCTCCTGGCGCTCGTGAAGGGCCGGACGGCGGCGGGCGAGATCGAGCGCGCCATGGCGGCCGCCGCGGTGCCCGCGTGGAAGGCCGAGCCCCGGATCCCCGTTCCGGTCCACTGA